A section of the Osmia lignaria lignaria isolate PbOS001 chromosome 3, iyOsmLign1, whole genome shotgun sequence genome encodes:
- the LOC117605395 gene encoding uncharacterized protein LOC117605395 isoform X2, protein MKPQKKATVARKATKMPTIAKKRRSFLEKTISDIRKEKKSKKLEKLDDVKRRMESDKKKLEKTDEKKKVEDKKKVEEKRKDKCEKVDEKKKCKDNERKLEKVDERKLDKMDEKIIDECTYDCAEKKKVQKIEDKTKLDKQVVENKKKPDKLEDKKKNSNENVEDQAKLVIPTGENELQEEKVENFCSIAKKKCKDEKRKDTKLLKSDIKESLKISVIKDKKSEHKKLLGKGTVNKVSLTCTKKDSKTKSMQKKGISRKTVLAKKAHLSVVQKLVDKKIKLKKMIKDEETSVSEEDEALKRTKRKSVNMSKTKVLQEKKQKLGKHMKAKLSTKNNKINSVLRKDDKFKTLVDKVVPKKKLDSKESDKSLNEPKTIETNEEQEEIIDIKSEIKEDKDTEKGCKEELSQLKSQDIKKTVRNTSRIGKKVIKKKTVNCNQSLSSSEEISSEESGKQMKVCEENTNDSVSSKQEEIDNETVVDASPKDETINGDNVTDNALLSDSEEESDDESKSGKQKDIKKGDRSSSPSDERVRRMRLFGFWSGPKRHRVASLNALAKVHCLYENETGGVYLGGFCKPKPEKEKQKKTKEEKEEPVRKEKEKKTETKTEENTPKRKLRNVPGLRGKHWDMLESSSSSSSSDDDYEREKNTEHKKKIIKRRKKNEEVMDLKDMVVCKRMASLNASAILAASYSDEKNRCGSSCSDSSSESEVEIIRRRKQTDSDIEKRKSRQNSEQDDVLKPSNKLVILNQDTDVTITGVYVNQTRSTHHEGYCSFAGMQYRISSTSHTQTAATAVATELHDQQKLEQPCKSYTPLGALSSMQPPGSQGNHPSLSPRRHSAFSAPHQHGYYQPAGPLIQHPPTLPPIKGPPPEPTPTPPQNSEGSDDLVATSTTSGGTSSTGGGFYRAYCPTYYGTPPQYPDLCYPPTYSHPHAHPPPYYKYAPTYRRQYYGYQESGGGGGPGSGATAGGPAVVDYQSPPPPPGEYPLPPYYGAYPPPPPPPPPPPNPAYLHSQGRPFVDHAAFQGCPCPMQSCPKNVDTGPLIGNGKGAPVVSGPGLSLPPSALVGPPSPARGLAGLAPPHGANAWDTDRVQLNTHRNLNQNQPLVPSSHNLVSGHNRPQNSDCKNKDEKDCSEDKLQKCGCQKRACTSTCEVKMETLSPAEKLTVTTCPSSKFHNFKLENNNVKCESCSVEMGNNLSCVANCNVKCESDYKCDIMKCEQCMKEGQMVILEIDKDSGILLDDKLDADPDVKEELSDVAAVDSENWKKPDYEPTVQETIEEATEKEEVEKTEKVEIEEEPSKCQKVSKRKLSLDSLSDSRKKRKVSKRTLSVGSSQDLNNTDFSSKISVPILPLIKKIDSNGDECVLKKKQPKKDNQNQKRKVENSNTSENAMKKSKTSKQSTTNNIPSCLKHAASDNSIMETINNVIQNSLHITQRKDRKSKNEKSEKAKKETNLLSTAKKVVKKVDLVKDLASEKLSKVITKGGQYKKTETRTKSRAQEKNKCKGKGKSKSQETKTKDNGKKQDNAKSRIIEVTEPIKKPALVKKKRKSTKKAPVKKSNSKVEDCSTGSENLILTRKTFLKPKWSNGWSWEGDPFEAKVYLTNEESAIRRCYASMKHESGDVLRPRDCVLLKSGPRKADLPFVAKIAALWENPDDGEMMFSLLWYYRPEHTEQGRTQYDTEDEVFASRHRDANSVACIEDKCYILTFNEYCRYRKNLRRIEEGLESPGLIVPPGDQLYPRENRQPPIPVSSDMVLFCRRVYDYRGKKLVKNPG, encoded by the exons atgaagCCACAGAAAAAGGCAACGGTTGCCCGGAAGGCAACAAAAATGCCAACAATTGCTAAAAAACGTCGCTCATTTTTAGAGAAAACTATATCTGATATCAGGAAAGAGAAGAAGTCTAAGAAGCTTGAGAAGTTAGATGATGTAAAGAGGAGAATGGAGAGTGATAagaagaaattagaaaaaactGATGAGAAAAAGAAAGTAGAGGATAAGAAAAAGGTTGAGGAAAAGCGAAAGGACAAATGTGAAAAAGTGGATGAGAAGAAGAAATGTAAAGATAATGAAAGAAAGTTAGAGAAAGTAGATGAAAGAAAATTAGATAAAATGGATGAAAAAATCATTGATGAGTGCACTTATGATTgtgcagaaaaaaagaaagtacaaaaaatagaaGACAAAACTAAATTGGATAAACAAGttgtagaaaataagaaaaagccTGATaaactggaagataaaaagaaaaacagcaaTGAAAATGTGGAAGATCAAGCAAAACTTGTGATCCCTACAGGAGAAAATGAATTACAGGAAGAGAAAGTAGAAAATTTTTGTTCCATTGCTAAGAAAAAATGCAAGGATGAGAAGAGGAAAGATACAAAACTACTCAAGTCAGACATTAAGGAAAGCTTGAAGATATCTGTGATAAAGGATAAAAAATCAGAGCACAAAAAGCTTCTTGGAAAAGGTACAGTAAACAAAGTTTCTTTAACGTGTACTAAGAAGGATTCTAAAACAAAATCAATGCAAAAAAAAGGTATTTCCAGAAAGACCGTTTTGGCAAAAAAAGCACATCTGTCGGTAGTTCAAAAATTGGTAGATAAAAAGATTAagttaaagaaaatgataaaagatgAAGAAACATCGGTAAGCGAAGAGGATGAAGCACtgaaaagaacaaaaagaaaaagcgtTAACATGTCTAAAACCAAAGTTTTACAGGAGAAGAAGCAAAAATTAGGAAAACATATGAAAGCTAAATTATCtacaaagaataataaaataaattctgtaTTACGAAAAGACGATAAATTTAAAACGCTCGTAGATAAGGTTGTACCTAAGAAGAAACTGGATTCAAAGGAATCGGATAAATCTTTAAACGAGCCTAAAACGATCGAAACAAACGAAGAACAGGAAGAAATAATTGATATAAAGAGCGAAATTAAAGAGGATAAAGATACGGAAAAGGGTTGCAAGGAAGAACTATCGCAATTAAAATCACAGGATATTAAGAAAACTGTAAGAAATACTTCGAGAATAGGTAAAAAGGTAATAAAGAAGAAGACGGTGAACTGTAATCAGTCTTTGTCTTCTTCTGAAGAAATATCTTCGGAGGAGTCTGGTAAACAAATGAAGGTTTGCGAAGAAAACACAAATGATAGTGTTTCTTCGAAACAAGAAGAGATTGATAACGAGACTGTAGTTGATGCAAGTCCCAAAGATGAAACGATCAATGGGGACAATGTAACTGATAACGCGTTATTATCAGATTCGGAAGAAGAAAGCGACGACGAGTCAAAGAGTGGTAAACAAAAGGATATTAAGAAAGGGGATAGGAGTAGTTCACCCTCTGATGAACGCGTTCGACGAATGAGATTATTTGGTTTTTGGAGTGGACCAAAACGACATAGGGTAGCTTCTTTAAACGCATTAGCCAAAGTTCATTGTTTGTACGAAAATGAAACCGGAGGGGTGTATCTCGGTGGTTTCTGTAAACCGAAACCCGAAAAGGAGAAGCAAAAGAAAacgaaggaagagaaagaggaaccTGTTCGcaaggagaaagagaagaagacggAAACTAAAACGGAAGAAAATACTCCGAAAAGAAAACTTAGAAACGTCCCAGGTTTACGTGGAAAGCATTGGGACATGTTAGAAAGTTCATCGTCTTCGTCTTCCTCTGACGATGATTACGAACGTGAGAAGAATACCgaacacaagaagaagataattaaacgaagaaagaagaacGAAGAAGTAATGGATTTAAAAGACATGGTTGTTTGCAAAAGAATGGCGAGCCTTAACGCTTCGGCTATCTTAGCCGCTTCTTATTCGGACGAAAAGAATCGGTGCGGTAGTAGTTGCTCTGATTCTTCCAGCGAATCGGAAGTCGAGATTATTAGAAGACGCAAACAGACTGACTCTGATATCGAGAAACGAAAATCAAGGCAAAATTCCGAACAAGATGATGTTTTAAAACCATCTAACAAACTTGTTATCTTGAACCAAGATACAGATGTTACTATTACtg GTGTTTATGTTAATCAAACTCGATCTACGCATCATGAAGGCTATTGTAGCTTCGCCGGTATGCAATATAGAATAAGTTCAACGAGTCATACTCAAACTGCAGCTACCGCAGTTGCTACAGAGCTTCACGATCAG CAAAAATTGGAGCAACCCTGTAAATCGTATACACCGTTAGGTGCTTTATCTTCTATGCAACCACCGGGCAGCCAAGGTAATCATCCGAGTTTGTCGCCTCGAAGACATTCTGCGTTTTCTGCTCCGCATCAACATG GGTATTATCAGCCGGCTGGTCCACTGATACAACACCCACCAACTTTACCACCTATTAAAGGACCTCCTCCAGAACCAACTCCGACACCTCCGCAAAATTCTGAAGGTTCAGACGATTTAGTTGCAACGTCCACTACTTCGGGAGGAACTAGTAGTACAG GAGGAGGGTTTTATAGAGCATATTGTCCCACATACTACGGTACACCACCACAATATCCAGATTTATGTTATCCACCAACATATTCTCATCCACATGCTCATCCACCGCCTTATTATAAATATGCACCAACTTATAGAAG GCAGTATTATGGATATCAGGAATCTGGTGGAGGTGGTGGTCCCGGTAGCGGTGCTACCGCAGGAGGACCGGCAGTCGTTGATTATCAGTCGCCTCCGCCACCACCCGGTGAATATCCTCTTCCACCCTATTACGGAGCTTATCCTCCGCCTCCGCCACCGCCTCCTCCTCCACCGAATCCGGCATATTTACATTCTCAGGGAAGACCTTTTGTAGATC ACGCAGCCTTCCAGGGTTGCCCATGCCCGATGCAGTCTTGTCCAAAAAACGTGGATACTGGGCCCCTTATTGGTAATGGTAAGGGAGCGCCAGTGGTATCGGGGCCCGGTCTGTCATTGCCGCCCAGTGCTTTGGTAGGTCCGCCCTCGCCGGCGAGGGGGCTAGCCGGGCTAGCGCCGCCTCACGGTGCCAACGCCTGGGATACGGATCGCGTCCAACTTAACACTCATCGCAACCTGAATCAGAACCAACCGTTGGTCCCTTCGTCTCACAATTTAGTCAGTGGACATAATCGCCCGCAAAATTCTGACTGCAAGAACAAG GATGAGAAAGACTGTTCAGAAGACAAGCTACAAAAGTGTGGATGTCAAAAACGTGCCTGTACATCAACTTGTGAAGTTAAAATGGAAACTCTTTCGCCAGCCGAAAAGCTAACGGTGACGACATGTCCGAGTAGTAAATTCCACAATTTTAAATTGGAGAATAACAATGTGAAGTGTGAATCTTGCAGTGTAGAAATGGGGAATAATTTGTCATGTGTTGCTAATTGTAACGTTAAGTGCGAATCAGATTACAAATGTGATATCATGAAATGTGAACAGTGTATGAAAGAGGGTCAAATGGTCATTTTAGAAATCGACAAAGATTCAGGTATATTACTTGATGATAAATTGGATGCAGATCCTGATGTTAAGGAGGAATTGAGCGACGTTGCTGCGGTTGATagtgaaaattggaaaaagccCGATTACGAACCAACGGTGCAAGAAACGATCGAAGAGGCTACGGAAAAGGAAGAGGTAGAAAAGACGGAAAAGGTGGAAATCGAAGAGGAACCTTCGAAATGTCAGAAAGTTTCGAAACGAAAGTTATCTTTAGATAGCTTGTCCGACagcagaaaaaaaaggaaagtaagTAAAAGGACGCTTTCCGTCGGTTCTTCGCAGGATTTGAATAACACTGACTTTTCGTCAAAAATTTCTGTACCAATCCTACCTCTCATAAAAAAGATTGATAGTAACGGTGACGAATGTGTTTTAAAGAAAAAACAGCCTAAAAAGGACAACCAAAATCAAAAGCGCAAAGTTGAAAATTCGAATACATCCGAAAACGCGATGAAAAAGTCCAAAACTTCTAAACAGAGTACAACAAACAATATACCAAGTTGTTTAAAGCATGCTGCCAGTGACAATTCTATTATGGAAACGATTAATAATGTTATACAAAACAGTTTACATATTACTCAGAGAAAAGACCGGAAGAGTAAAAATGAGAAATCAGAGAAAGCGAAGAAGGAAACAAATTTGTTGTCCACGGCGAAGAAAGTTGTTAAAAAAGTTGATTTGGTCAAGGATCTGGCGTCGGAGAAATTATCAAAGGTAATCACGAAGGGTGGTCAGTATAAGAAAACGGAAACACGAACGAAATCAAGAGCGCAGGAGAAGAATAAATGCAAAGGAAAAGGTAAATCCAAATCGcaagaaacgaaaacgaaagaTAATGGTAAGAAGCAGGATAACGCAAAGTCGAGAATAATCGAAGTAACTGAACCTATTAAAAAGCCAGCTTTagttaaaaagaagagaaaaagtacgAAGAAAGCGCCGGTTAAGAAATCAAACTCTAAAGTTGAAGATTGTTCAACAGGAAGTGAGAATTTGATATTAACcagaaaaacatttttaaaaccTAAATGGAGTAACGGTTGGAGTTGGGAGGGTGATCCATTTGAAGCCAAAGTTTATTTAAcg AACGAGGAATCGGCTATACGTCGATGCTACGCGAGTATGAAACACGAAAGTGGTGACGTATTGAGACCTCGTGACtgtgttttattaaaaagtggTCCACGAAAAGCAGACTTACCATTCGTAGCAAAGATTGCCGCGTTATGGGAGAATCCAGACGATG GTGAAATGATGTTTTCCTTGTTATGGTACTACAGACCTGAACATACCGAGCAAGGTAGAACTCAGTACGATACCGAGGATGAAGTGTTTGCTTCACGGCATCGTGATGCTAATAGTGTTGCTTGTATAGAAGATAAATGTTATATTTTGACATTTAACGAATACTGTCG GTATCGTAAAAATTTACGAAGAATCGAAGAAGGATTAGAGAGTCCCGGTTTAATAGTACCACCGGGAGATCAGTTATATCCAAGAGAAAATCGTCAGCCCCCGATACCAGTGTCTTCGGATATGGTTCTGTTTTGTCGACGTGTTTATGATTACCGTGGTAAAAAGCTTGTTAAGAATCCCGGATGA
- the LOC117605395 gene encoding uncharacterized protein LOC117605395 isoform X1 produces MKPQKKATVARKATKMPTIAKKRRSFLEKTISDIRKEKKSKKLEKLDDVKRRMESDKKKLEKTDEKKKVEDKKKVEEKRKDKCEKVDEKKKCKDNERKLEKVDERKLDKMDEKIIDECTYDCAEKKKVQKIEDKTKLDKQVVENKKKPDKLEDKKKNSNENVEDQAKLVIPTGENELQEEKVENFCSIAKKKCKDEKRKDTKLLKSDIKESLKISVIKDKKSEHKKLLGKGTVNKVSLTCTKKDSKTKSMQKKGISRKTVLAKKAHLSVVQKLVDKKIKLKKMIKDEETSVSEEDEALKRTKRKSVNMSKTKVLQEKKQKLGKHMKAKLSTKNNKINSVLRKDDKFKTLVDKVVPKKKLDSKESDKSLNEPKTIETNEEQEEIIDIKSEIKEDKDTEKGCKEELSQLKSQDIKKTVRNTSRIGKKVIKKKTVNCNQSLSSSEEISSEESGKQMKVCEENTNDSVSSKQEEIDNETVVDASPKDETINGDNVTDNALLSDSEEESDDESKSGKQKDIKKGDRSSSPSDERVRRMRLFGFWSGPKRHRVASLNALAKVHCLYENETGGVYLGGFCKPKPEKEKQKKTKEEKEEPVRKEKEKKTETKTEENTPKRKLRNVPGLRGKHWDMLESSSSSSSSDDDYEREKNTEHKKKIIKRRKKNEEVMDLKDMVVCKRMASLNASAILAASYSDEKNRCGSSCSDSSSESEVEIIRRRKQTDSDIEKRKSRQNSEQDDVLKPSNKLVILNQDTDVTITGVYVNQTRSTHHEGYCSFAGMQYRISSTSHTQTAATAVATELHDQQKLEQPCKSYTPLGALSSMQPPGSQGNHPSLSPRRHSAFSAPHQHGYYQPAGPLIQHPPTLPPIKGPPPEPTPTPPQNSEGSDDLVATSTTSGGTSSTGGGFYRAYCPTYYGTPPQYPDLCYPPTYSHPHAHPPPYYKYAPTYRRYLFRQYYGYQESGGGGGPGSGATAGGPAVVDYQSPPPPPGEYPLPPYYGAYPPPPPPPPPPPNPAYLHSQGRPFVDHAAFQGCPCPMQSCPKNVDTGPLIGNGKGAPVVSGPGLSLPPSALVGPPSPARGLAGLAPPHGANAWDTDRVQLNTHRNLNQNQPLVPSSHNLVSGHNRPQNSDCKNKDEKDCSEDKLQKCGCQKRACTSTCEVKMETLSPAEKLTVTTCPSSKFHNFKLENNNVKCESCSVEMGNNLSCVANCNVKCESDYKCDIMKCEQCMKEGQMVILEIDKDSGILLDDKLDADPDVKEELSDVAAVDSENWKKPDYEPTVQETIEEATEKEEVEKTEKVEIEEEPSKCQKVSKRKLSLDSLSDSRKKRKVSKRTLSVGSSQDLNNTDFSSKISVPILPLIKKIDSNGDECVLKKKQPKKDNQNQKRKVENSNTSENAMKKSKTSKQSTTNNIPSCLKHAASDNSIMETINNVIQNSLHITQRKDRKSKNEKSEKAKKETNLLSTAKKVVKKVDLVKDLASEKLSKVITKGGQYKKTETRTKSRAQEKNKCKGKGKSKSQETKTKDNGKKQDNAKSRIIEVTEPIKKPALVKKKRKSTKKAPVKKSNSKVEDCSTGSENLILTRKTFLKPKWSNGWSWEGDPFEAKVYLTNEESAIRRCYASMKHESGDVLRPRDCVLLKSGPRKADLPFVAKIAALWENPDDGEMMFSLLWYYRPEHTEQGRTQYDTEDEVFASRHRDANSVACIEDKCYILTFNEYCRYRKNLRRIEEGLESPGLIVPPGDQLYPRENRQPPIPVSSDMVLFCRRVYDYRGKKLVKNPG; encoded by the exons atgaagCCACAGAAAAAGGCAACGGTTGCCCGGAAGGCAACAAAAATGCCAACAATTGCTAAAAAACGTCGCTCATTTTTAGAGAAAACTATATCTGATATCAGGAAAGAGAAGAAGTCTAAGAAGCTTGAGAAGTTAGATGATGTAAAGAGGAGAATGGAGAGTGATAagaagaaattagaaaaaactGATGAGAAAAAGAAAGTAGAGGATAAGAAAAAGGTTGAGGAAAAGCGAAAGGACAAATGTGAAAAAGTGGATGAGAAGAAGAAATGTAAAGATAATGAAAGAAAGTTAGAGAAAGTAGATGAAAGAAAATTAGATAAAATGGATGAAAAAATCATTGATGAGTGCACTTATGATTgtgcagaaaaaaagaaagtacaaaaaatagaaGACAAAACTAAATTGGATAAACAAGttgtagaaaataagaaaaagccTGATaaactggaagataaaaagaaaaacagcaaTGAAAATGTGGAAGATCAAGCAAAACTTGTGATCCCTACAGGAGAAAATGAATTACAGGAAGAGAAAGTAGAAAATTTTTGTTCCATTGCTAAGAAAAAATGCAAGGATGAGAAGAGGAAAGATACAAAACTACTCAAGTCAGACATTAAGGAAAGCTTGAAGATATCTGTGATAAAGGATAAAAAATCAGAGCACAAAAAGCTTCTTGGAAAAGGTACAGTAAACAAAGTTTCTTTAACGTGTACTAAGAAGGATTCTAAAACAAAATCAATGCAAAAAAAAGGTATTTCCAGAAAGACCGTTTTGGCAAAAAAAGCACATCTGTCGGTAGTTCAAAAATTGGTAGATAAAAAGATTAagttaaagaaaatgataaaagatgAAGAAACATCGGTAAGCGAAGAGGATGAAGCACtgaaaagaacaaaaagaaaaagcgtTAACATGTCTAAAACCAAAGTTTTACAGGAGAAGAAGCAAAAATTAGGAAAACATATGAAAGCTAAATTATCtacaaagaataataaaataaattctgtaTTACGAAAAGACGATAAATTTAAAACGCTCGTAGATAAGGTTGTACCTAAGAAGAAACTGGATTCAAAGGAATCGGATAAATCTTTAAACGAGCCTAAAACGATCGAAACAAACGAAGAACAGGAAGAAATAATTGATATAAAGAGCGAAATTAAAGAGGATAAAGATACGGAAAAGGGTTGCAAGGAAGAACTATCGCAATTAAAATCACAGGATATTAAGAAAACTGTAAGAAATACTTCGAGAATAGGTAAAAAGGTAATAAAGAAGAAGACGGTGAACTGTAATCAGTCTTTGTCTTCTTCTGAAGAAATATCTTCGGAGGAGTCTGGTAAACAAATGAAGGTTTGCGAAGAAAACACAAATGATAGTGTTTCTTCGAAACAAGAAGAGATTGATAACGAGACTGTAGTTGATGCAAGTCCCAAAGATGAAACGATCAATGGGGACAATGTAACTGATAACGCGTTATTATCAGATTCGGAAGAAGAAAGCGACGACGAGTCAAAGAGTGGTAAACAAAAGGATATTAAGAAAGGGGATAGGAGTAGTTCACCCTCTGATGAACGCGTTCGACGAATGAGATTATTTGGTTTTTGGAGTGGACCAAAACGACATAGGGTAGCTTCTTTAAACGCATTAGCCAAAGTTCATTGTTTGTACGAAAATGAAACCGGAGGGGTGTATCTCGGTGGTTTCTGTAAACCGAAACCCGAAAAGGAGAAGCAAAAGAAAacgaaggaagagaaagaggaaccTGTTCGcaaggagaaagagaagaagacggAAACTAAAACGGAAGAAAATACTCCGAAAAGAAAACTTAGAAACGTCCCAGGTTTACGTGGAAAGCATTGGGACATGTTAGAAAGTTCATCGTCTTCGTCTTCCTCTGACGATGATTACGAACGTGAGAAGAATACCgaacacaagaagaagataattaaacgaagaaagaagaacGAAGAAGTAATGGATTTAAAAGACATGGTTGTTTGCAAAAGAATGGCGAGCCTTAACGCTTCGGCTATCTTAGCCGCTTCTTATTCGGACGAAAAGAATCGGTGCGGTAGTAGTTGCTCTGATTCTTCCAGCGAATCGGAAGTCGAGATTATTAGAAGACGCAAACAGACTGACTCTGATATCGAGAAACGAAAATCAAGGCAAAATTCCGAACAAGATGATGTTTTAAAACCATCTAACAAACTTGTTATCTTGAACCAAGATACAGATGTTACTATTACtg GTGTTTATGTTAATCAAACTCGATCTACGCATCATGAAGGCTATTGTAGCTTCGCCGGTATGCAATATAGAATAAGTTCAACGAGTCATACTCAAACTGCAGCTACCGCAGTTGCTACAGAGCTTCACGATCAG CAAAAATTGGAGCAACCCTGTAAATCGTATACACCGTTAGGTGCTTTATCTTCTATGCAACCACCGGGCAGCCAAGGTAATCATCCGAGTTTGTCGCCTCGAAGACATTCTGCGTTTTCTGCTCCGCATCAACATG GGTATTATCAGCCGGCTGGTCCACTGATACAACACCCACCAACTTTACCACCTATTAAAGGACCTCCTCCAGAACCAACTCCGACACCTCCGCAAAATTCTGAAGGTTCAGACGATTTAGTTGCAACGTCCACTACTTCGGGAGGAACTAGTAGTACAG GAGGAGGGTTTTATAGAGCATATTGTCCCACATACTACGGTACACCACCACAATATCCAGATTTATGTTATCCACCAACATATTCTCATCCACATGCTCATCCACCGCCTTATTATAAATATGCACCAACTTATAGAAG GTATCTTTTCAGGCAGTATTATGGATATCAGGAATCTGGTGGAGGTGGTGGTCCCGGTAGCGGTGCTACCGCAGGAGGACCGGCAGTCGTTGATTATCAGTCGCCTCCGCCACCACCCGGTGAATATCCTCTTCCACCCTATTACGGAGCTTATCCTCCGCCTCCGCCACCGCCTCCTCCTCCACCGAATCCGGCATATTTACATTCTCAGGGAAGACCTTTTGTAGATC ACGCAGCCTTCCAGGGTTGCCCATGCCCGATGCAGTCTTGTCCAAAAAACGTGGATACTGGGCCCCTTATTGGTAATGGTAAGGGAGCGCCAGTGGTATCGGGGCCCGGTCTGTCATTGCCGCCCAGTGCTTTGGTAGGTCCGCCCTCGCCGGCGAGGGGGCTAGCCGGGCTAGCGCCGCCTCACGGTGCCAACGCCTGGGATACGGATCGCGTCCAACTTAACACTCATCGCAACCTGAATCAGAACCAACCGTTGGTCCCTTCGTCTCACAATTTAGTCAGTGGACATAATCGCCCGCAAAATTCTGACTGCAAGAACAAG GATGAGAAAGACTGTTCAGAAGACAAGCTACAAAAGTGTGGATGTCAAAAACGTGCCTGTACATCAACTTGTGAAGTTAAAATGGAAACTCTTTCGCCAGCCGAAAAGCTAACGGTGACGACATGTCCGAGTAGTAAATTCCACAATTTTAAATTGGAGAATAACAATGTGAAGTGTGAATCTTGCAGTGTAGAAATGGGGAATAATTTGTCATGTGTTGCTAATTGTAACGTTAAGTGCGAATCAGATTACAAATGTGATATCATGAAATGTGAACAGTGTATGAAAGAGGGTCAAATGGTCATTTTAGAAATCGACAAAGATTCAGGTATATTACTTGATGATAAATTGGATGCAGATCCTGATGTTAAGGAGGAATTGAGCGACGTTGCTGCGGTTGATagtgaaaattggaaaaagccCGATTACGAACCAACGGTGCAAGAAACGATCGAAGAGGCTACGGAAAAGGAAGAGGTAGAAAAGACGGAAAAGGTGGAAATCGAAGAGGAACCTTCGAAATGTCAGAAAGTTTCGAAACGAAAGTTATCTTTAGATAGCTTGTCCGACagcagaaaaaaaaggaaagtaagTAAAAGGACGCTTTCCGTCGGTTCTTCGCAGGATTTGAATAACACTGACTTTTCGTCAAAAATTTCTGTACCAATCCTACCTCTCATAAAAAAGATTGATAGTAACGGTGACGAATGTGTTTTAAAGAAAAAACAGCCTAAAAAGGACAACCAAAATCAAAAGCGCAAAGTTGAAAATTCGAATACATCCGAAAACGCGATGAAAAAGTCCAAAACTTCTAAACAGAGTACAACAAACAATATACCAAGTTGTTTAAAGCATGCTGCCAGTGACAATTCTATTATGGAAACGATTAATAATGTTATACAAAACAGTTTACATATTACTCAGAGAAAAGACCGGAAGAGTAAAAATGAGAAATCAGAGAAAGCGAAGAAGGAAACAAATTTGTTGTCCACGGCGAAGAAAGTTGTTAAAAAAGTTGATTTGGTCAAGGATCTGGCGTCGGAGAAATTATCAAAGGTAATCACGAAGGGTGGTCAGTATAAGAAAACGGAAACACGAACGAAATCAAGAGCGCAGGAGAAGAATAAATGCAAAGGAAAAGGTAAATCCAAATCGcaagaaacgaaaacgaaagaTAATGGTAAGAAGCAGGATAACGCAAAGTCGAGAATAATCGAAGTAACTGAACCTATTAAAAAGCCAGCTTTagttaaaaagaagagaaaaagtacgAAGAAAGCGCCGGTTAAGAAATCAAACTCTAAAGTTGAAGATTGTTCAACAGGAAGTGAGAATTTGATATTAACcagaaaaacatttttaaaaccTAAATGGAGTAACGGTTGGAGTTGGGAGGGTGATCCATTTGAAGCCAAAGTTTATTTAAcg AACGAGGAATCGGCTATACGTCGATGCTACGCGAGTATGAAACACGAAAGTGGTGACGTATTGAGACCTCGTGACtgtgttttattaaaaagtggTCCACGAAAAGCAGACTTACCATTCGTAGCAAAGATTGCCGCGTTATGGGAGAATCCAGACGATG GTGAAATGATGTTTTCCTTGTTATGGTACTACAGACCTGAACATACCGAGCAAGGTAGAACTCAGTACGATACCGAGGATGAAGTGTTTGCTTCACGGCATCGTGATGCTAATAGTGTTGCTTGTATAGAAGATAAATGTTATATTTTGACATTTAACGAATACTGTCG GTATCGTAAAAATTTACGAAGAATCGAAGAAGGATTAGAGAGTCCCGGTTTAATAGTACCACCGGGAGATCAGTTATATCCAAGAGAAAATCGTCAGCCCCCGATACCAGTGTCTTCGGATATGGTTCTGTTTTGTCGACGTGTTTATGATTACCGTGGTAAAAAGCTTGTTAAGAATCCCGGATGA